A window of Phragmites australis chromosome 2, lpPhrAust1.1, whole genome shotgun sequence genomic DNA:
ATTAGAACAGAAAAGTGTAACAAGTCTGTGCATGGGTGAGTTTGACATAGGTTTGAAATTGTAGTCATGTTGGCATGTACTGGCAGTCTAGTGCTGTTAAACTATTTACAAAGTTCTGCCTTAACTTCCTAACCTGCAGTGCTGTTGGAATCAATCAAGATGGACCCAAAGTTTAAACATATCCAAAGATACAAACCAAGCTGATACACAGTAAACGGCTCTGAACCCCAGATGATACACAGTACACAGTAAACTTTCAATATCGTCTCAATTTTCTTTGACTCCTACTAGTAGTAAGTACTTCCTCATTCCTTCCCAAATAGCATGAAACAGTATTATACCGTTAAACTGCAGTACCTTAGTCCTCAGCTGGAGGACCACCCACCCTATCCCTAGATAGCATAGAAACCGTGAGAAAGGAATAAGATGAACAAGCATGCTAAGCATGTCATTCCTGAAAGTAAGATGCCATTTCGATCAAGTGATGGGGGTAAATAAGAATTGAACATTTTGAACTTCATTCATCATGAGTTAACTGTCCATGAAGTACAAAGACTGAATAATTAGGGTTAAGCATTAGGATTATGGAGTGTGGATATATAAGGAGTGGTAGAACAGCGACCATAGGCTTAGGGCATGAACAATGGTGCTGTGACAACCTACATCCTCTCTCCTTGCTCTCTCCACCACCTAGGATTTCGCTGATATGGCAAGAATAAGAGactgaggtggaggtggaagtgTGGCACCAGAGCTGGCCAAGTGCGTCTGACGGGCCAGGCTGGCATGGACATGGCTCGTCAGGCCCGGCTACCtaaccgggccgtgccgtgtcCGCGTGCCGGAGGCTCAGCCCACGGCCTAACCCGTGAGACACTGTCAGGCCGAGCCGGCAGGGCACAGATAAGGCATGGCGGGGCGACAGCGGGGCGACGGTGGGGCAGTGGCAAGGCGGGgcgaggtgaggtgaggtgacgGCGGCAGGGCGGGGTGGCGGCACTTCGTCGGGATCACTGCGCGCCCACCCATTCAGCTCGGTAGCTGCGATTCGAAGCTATGTGCGACTGTGCGCGCCGACGGCCATTGAGAAGAGGGCGCACGCGATGTTGTTCCCGTTCCCATGCTCGGGCCACATCAACCCAACGCTGAAGCTCTACACTCGCGTGAGGTGTACGTCACCTTCGTCAACACAGAGCACAACCACAAGTGGCTGCTGCGGACTAGGGCGGGACGGCGGACAGCGGAGGGAGGGGTTCCGTTTCGAGGCTGTGCCAGGCCGGGCCATGCCGAGGCCTCGGCCCAAGCACGGCCCAACTTATTGTATCATGCTCGAGCCAGACCGAAACTCCCGTACCTCGTGCCAGCCCATTTGGCCTGACCCACTTGGCCAGCtttatgtggcaccatcgtccATGCCCTATTGCCGTTAAAAAGCACGTAGAAACTGAGATGACTCTAGATTTTTAATGAATCCCCTTCAGCACAATTTGGCCTCATGTAAGTCACCTCCTTCGACCCTCAGTTGACACTTTAGCGGTTTAGCCAACTGTAGACTGCTTTGAATTTCCTAGGTCTGCACTGGCTATGTcagttttatttctttctttcttcttcttcttcttcttatttccAGTACGTACAGTATAGTACATCCAGATTCCAGATTCTTAGTAACTATGTACAATATTCTCGTAATGAGCTAATGTTTGATGTTGAAAGATGCTATTTGCATGATTGTCCAGAAAAGATAGAAGCAGATGTTTTCGACACCATCATAATCGCACCACATGTTTGCTGAATGAACCTGATGGGGAAGGAAGTTTTAGCACAAGATCATATAATCTTTGTACCAAGGGCAGCCATGCATAAATGTTGGGCCAATGGCATCAAAGCCAAGGTTTGGGACCAACTGGTATCAGTTAATTGCAAGTATTATACAAGGTACATGCACGTGAAGCCCACTTGCCTAGAAAGGCAGCGGCAATCTGAAGAACCTGAAGAGCTAAACTTACTCCAGGATTTCCTGCATGTGAGAACACTAGCCCTGTCTGCTGATTCCGGAACATAATTTGACTATGTCAGTGTAGGTCCATGTAATTTTGTTTCACTCTTTCCTAAATAGGTTATTCAGGAAAACAGATTTCATCATCCCCAAAGCTCTGTAAACTAGAAAATTGGCCTTTATCAGaagataaagatgcaaaagaaCAATACTGGTTTGCATCAGAATATGATAAGATTGTGCGGATAATGTACAGGGCTGTATGAACTATGAACAGTGGCTGGATGTGTTCAATTAAGTAAGGTTTGTTGTCAGTGctccaaaaaaaactacaaagTACAAAGGTTTGTTGTTTATCTGAATCACTGGATCTTGATCCGGTGGTCTGAAAATTCAACTGATTTTGGAGTAGAAAATCATGTGACTGACATATAGACAGATCCAAAAGAACACCTAGCAAGAGAGTGTGCAGcatgaataaattatttatatgtCTACATGggtttcaagaaaaaaaaaaagctcaacaactcaaaatagCTTTGATGGCTCAAGCTATACTACAATGCAGTTGGAACTTTCAGCAATAAACAGGATCAGTAATCTCAAGTTCAAACACCAAAGGACGACAATGTGATACGAGGTCCAACAGATCGAGCAGAATATAAACAAACACGATAGCTATATGGAATACAGCCACAAATATGGTTAAGGAAAGAAGTGACGATCTACTAGCAGTAAATCATCTTGGTTGATTTTTTTGTCCGGCTCCAGATACTGATCAGTAAAAAATGCTAGTTAAGGCAGCACAAAACCCCACTACGCCTGATCAGAATTTAGATAAGGTATTTCTCAAAGAATTTATGATCATGCATATCAAAGAAGTTATTTTTTCAACCAGAAGAATCAAAGCATGCGAGAGAAACCAAAGTAGTCCTTAGCAGAAGTACTAAATTGAGCAATCTTAATAGCTAAGATATGCATCGATCACAAAATGTCCTTACATAAGAGCGACACTAGGATTATCACTTACGGGACATGCATCTCTTCCAGCCAGGTGATAAAGCAAAACTCCTGCTGCAACGCTTACATTCAAACTCTCCACTGCAAGGAACGATTTCAAATCTTGATTACCATAATAATTATTACCTTCTTCCCCTGCATCTGTGTCTGCATCTGCTCCTATGACAGATTCATCAACATTTCCAGGAATCTTGACCAGATGTGTGCAGGATCGCTCAACCAGGGGTCTCAAACCGGTGCCTTCACTTCCCAACACAAGAATAGTTGGCACCCCTGTTGCCACTTCAGAGAGAGGAACAGCTTTGCGAGCAATTGTAGCACCAAGAACTCGCCACCCATTTTCAGCTGATGAAGACAGGAACTGCATCATGTTTCTGCAGGAAAGCAGCTCAATCAACTCAAGTGAGCCTGCACTAGCTTTGCTCACTACTCCACTTAGTGGAGCAGAGTTCTTAGAACACAACACAACCCCCTCAGCACCAAAGTAGTAGGCAGATCTAATTATGGCTCCTAGATTCTGAGGATCCATAACCTCATCCAAGGCTAGCCAGACTGGTGCCTTCCCACCATCCACCCTAACTGGCTCTAACTCCTTAGTATTCACCATTTCCAAGGGCGATGCATCAAGCACTAGGCCTTGGTGTGGCCGGTTATCCACCACAATGTTAAGGTCATGCTTTGACGCCTCCACAACCTTAAGCCCGATCTTCTCTGCCATCCGCAGCACTTTCTCAActgccttcttgtccttcttcttcttgttgctccCGCTCAAATCCATACCTTCCTGCATATACAATGCATAAAACTCCCTCCTCCCAGCCATGAGCGCAGCAAGGACCGGCCCAACTCCATAAACCCCTTGCCCCACCATCTTCAGCACCGTCGGTTCCCCTGCCTCTTTCCACGTCTTCCTCCCCCAATTCTCCTGCTTATTCCACTGCTTCATATCCGGCTTATCAAACCTCTCCCTTCTAAACCTTTCACCACGGGACCCTCCATCCCTCCCCACGGTTCGCCGGTACCTGTCCTTAATCCTGCCCCATCTGGGATTGTCAATTGGCTCATTCTCGTCCCCCTCCTCCCTAATTGCCACCTTGTTCGACACCCTGTCGTCCGACATTCGCGTGTATTGGTCGTCCCTAGAGAAGAACTTCTCCGCGGAGGTCtcccaggaggaggagcggccgGCGCTAGTCCTCGCAGCGGGTGCGCGGCTACTGCCATTCTCCGCGGCAAGCCAAGGAAGCGCCCTCCCGCCGCCGGCCGAAGCAGACTCATCTGGTGCAGTAGAGAACGAAACCCTGCCTCCCAGGCGGAAGCGCGAGGGGTCGCCGGGGCAAGTCGCGGCCCTGGTGCTCGCacgggtggtggtggtggtggtggtcggaTGAGGCGCGGGTGAGGCGGCCGGGGACTTGGAGAGGTAGCTGGCGCGGAGGAGGCCAGCGAGGAGGGTGCGGCGAGGCGAGGACGCCGCCGCCAGGAGCGGGAAGGGCTGGGACTTGGAGAGGCTGCAGTGGAGCATGGCGTTGGCGCGGCGGGGAGCGTAGGGTTTTGGGGTCGGTGGAGGCGGGGGTGACGGGGTTTGGGTGGGCGGTGCCCGCCGCTCGTTCGACGAAATGCCGCGtcggggatgggaaggggaTGTTTTTGTGCAGGTCCTCCAGGTTTTACTGTTTGTTCAATCGAGActtcttttgtgaaatttgacAATCGAGCCCTCTTATAATATTGCGATCAGGCCCAGCCGTTAGAATATTGCGTTCAAATCAACTTTAGGCGTAATCGTGCAAACTGGCTTTAGTTTGGGCTCTAAACTGATAGAAAAAATCACAATGTGGTCTTAgaaatggttttttttttggtaaaacaTGAGCTTTAATAATCACGGAAAAATACACGATCAAGATTAACCAGTTGGGCAACACAAGCGGACACTTGTCTCAACCAGACACTTGTATGTATATTTCTCCTAGCTAATTGCGCCAACAAATGTGCCGAATTGTTCCACTCACGTTTAACCTGGACTATTTCTACCTCCCGGCATACTTGCATTAGCTCTTTCGCCTCCTTGATGTAAAAAAGCAATATCCGATCGGTCTTCTTTTGGCGTACGCTCCACAGTCACCGCTTTGGAGCAGCTTGATTGATCATCGGACGATGTGCCCATTGTGATGCTAGCCTGGGTCCCTCCACCCATGCTCGTATTTCCGCTTCAGCAAGACTTGCACAATCGAATAACATACGCTGTGCAGAGAGAAGCAAACATCTCCATTATGATCACGAGCCAACATACCTAGGCCATCCTCCCCGGGTTGTTCCATGAACGCACCATCAACGTTTATTTTTATCCAGCCATCCCTCGAATGCTGACACTTTCGATTTGCTACCTGAGTTTATGCTGCATTTACGAACAAGCGTGTGGCTCACTGGCAAGACGCGCGGGAGCGTCTTCACCAGTCCGAAGTTCAAACCCTGGGTTCGCACCTCCCCATAAAGGTCTCCAAAGAAGACCCGGGAGccctgtttaaaaaaaaaagtttatgtTGCATTTGTGTAGCCGATGCTGACAATCACCAGGATTCCACACCAAGCCTTTGCCTTCTCTATCTTCAACATCAGGTTGTTGTCGTACTTTCGACAGAGTGGCTCGATACCACAACAGGAAATGGACCGAGTTTAGAATCGAGGAACTACCCGACTGATGCACGATATTATTGTGAACTATCCAAGACGGTCTAAATAAGAACCGAATCAAGTCTCGTTGTTCCTCTGGTGCAGTTTGGAGCAAAACGAGCAGCCAGTCAGGACCTGTCTTCAGAAACTGTACCTCGTCTGGCAATGGGCGGTGCTCTCGCATAGCCTAGCGCAATGCAAGCGCCCAAGGACTATTGACTATTGCATGATCGCTATACTCCAGCGCAATCTCTAATACCTAATCTGTGTCAGCTTCTCGGCCCCTCATTGAGCCACGTCATCACACACATCGTAAGTTGTCGGATCGAAGGTGGATCAAACGTGCACCGTCAGCTTGTTCTCTTGTTGCGGGCTTCGTCCAGAACGGTCAGCGTCTCCTCCCGATTCTCCTTCATCCCTCCCGACGCGATTCCCTCCACCTCCTTTCCGTGAGCTTCAACACGCGAGCGCGAATCCATCTACCTCCGTCTCGCCCGCCGAGCACGGCCGGGGCACTGTTGGCTGTGAGCACCCCGCCCCGGTGGCACTTAGAGTTCTGACGCCTCCACCGCACCGCGTGCCCTCCGGCCAGCGtgtcctcccgccgcctccacctTGACCGCGctcgccacctccgcctcctctcctAGCCCCACCGCAAACTCACCGCCACGCTCTGCTCCCTATCTCTTGTCGCCGAGTCGGCCTCGTCGCCCACAGATCTGAGAGAGATCAAGGAAATACACCAAGTAGCAC
This region includes:
- the LOC133908701 gene encoding uncharacterized protein LOC133908701; protein product: MLHCSLSKSQPFPLLAAASSPRRTLLAGLLRASYLSKSPAASPAPHPTTTTTTTRASTRAATCPGDPSRFRLGGRVSFSTAPDESASAGGGRALPWLAAENGSSRAPAARTSAGRSSSWETSAEKFFSRDDQYTRMSDDRVSNKVAIREEGDENEPIDNPRWGRIKDRYRRTVGRDGGSRGERFRRERFDKPDMKQWNKQENWGRKTWKEAGEPTVLKMVGQGVYGVGPVLAALMAGRREFYALYMQEGMDLSGSNKKKKDKKAVEKVLRMAEKIGLKVVEASKHDLNIVVDNRPHQGLVLDASPLEMVNTKELEPVRVDGGKAPVWLALDEVMDPQNLGAIIRSAYYFGAEGVVLCSKNSAPLSGVVSKASAGSLELIELLSCRNMMQFLSSSAENGWRVLGATIARKAVPLSEVATGVPTILVLGSEGTGLRPLVERSCTHLVKIPGNVDESVIGADADTDAGEEGNNYYGNQDLKSFLAVESLNVSVAAGVLLYHLAGRDACPVSDNPSVALM